In a single window of the Sylvia atricapilla isolate bSylAtr1 chromosome 20, bSylAtr1.pri, whole genome shotgun sequence genome:
- the RCC1L gene encoding RCC1-like G exchanging factor-like protein isoform X1: protein MAGAARRLLRRGLGVAAGPPSTRQLREAEEAAPVFQYAGKAAKRKDRVFVWGFSYSGALGVPSFVKPDEGWKKPRRIQPTPYRLETEEKISSAACGYGFTLLASNTRDITKVWGMGLNKDSQLGFQRSRRDQTKAYEYVLEPSPIPLPLEKPQQTRVLQVSCGRAHSLVLTDSEGVFTMGNNSYGQCGRKVVEDEIYSGSHLIHQLKEFDSRVVQVVCGQDHSLFRTKKGTVYACGWGADGQTGLGHYNITSVPTKLHGDIAGVNIIQVSSYGDCCLAVSDEGDVFGWGNSEYLQLASVTETTQVNVPRHLPFKIGKVKEAACGGTGNIVLTEEGNVFVWGYGILGKGPNLIETAVPEMIPPSLFGWSDFSPDTRVAHVRCGLSQFAALTNRGELFVWGKNLRGCLGTGRMEDQYFPWRVRMVVLRPRVYSLASFCYPEGKDYHLLCGFVE, encoded by the exons AtggcgggggcggcgcggcggctGCTCCGCAGGGGCTTGGGcgtggcggcggggccgccgaGCACCCGCCAGCTGCGGGAGGCTGAGGAGGCAGCCCCGGTGTTCCAGTACGCCGGGAAGGCGGCCAAGCGCAAGGACCGCGTGTTCGTGTGGGGCTTCAGCTACTCGGGCGCCCTGGGCGTCCCCAGCTTCGTGAAGCCGGACGAGGGCTGGAAGAAGCCGCGGCGCATCCAACCCACGCCGTACCGCCTGGAGACGGAGGAGAAG ATATCATCTGCTGCCTGCGGGTATGGATTCACACTGCTGGCTTCTAATACCAGAGACATCACCAAAGTGTGGGGCATGGGGCTCAACAAGGATTCCCAGCTTGGATtccagagaagcagaagagatCAAA CTAAGGCCTATGAATATGTCTTGGAGCCATCTCCAATTCCATTACCACTGGAGAAGCCACAGCAAACTCGAGTCTTGCAAGTGTCCTGTGGGAGAGCCCATTCCCTGGTCCTGACAGATAGTGAAGGAG ttttcacaaTGGGAAACAATTCTTATGGACAGTGTGGCCGGAAGGTTGTTGAAGATGAAATTTACAG TGGAAGCCATCTCATTCATCAGCTGAAGGAATTTGACAGCAGAGTTGTTCAG GTTGTGTGTGGGCAGGACCACAGTCTATTTAGAACCAAGAAGGGTACAGTCTATGCATGTGGATGGGGAGCTGATGGACAAACAG gtcTTGGACACTATAATATCACCAGCGTTCCTACTAAATTGCATGGTGACATTGCTGGAGTAAACATTATCCAGGTCTCTTCCTATGGGGACTGTTGTCTGGCTGTCTCAGATGAAGGGGATGTCTTTGGCTGGGGAAATTCAGAATACTTGCAGTTGGCATCTGTCACAGAAACCACACAG GTGAACGTTCCCAGGCATTTGCCATTCAAGATTGGGAAGGTAAAGGAGGCTGCCTGTGGAGGGACTGGCAACATTGTGCTGACAG aagaaggaaatgtttttgtctGGGGATATGGAATTCTTGGGAAAGGACCAAACCTAATAGAGACAGCAGTGCCAGAGATGATCCCACCCAGCCTTTTTGGCTGGTCAGACTTCAGTCCAGACACCCGTGTTGCTCATGTTCGCTGTGGACTCAGCCAATTTGCAGCACTTACAA ACAGAGGAGAACTGTTTGTGTGGGGGAAGAATCTAAGAGGGTGCCTTGGAACTGGAAGAATGGAAGACCAGTATTTCCCATGGAGAGTAAGGATGGTGGTATTAAGGCCACGAGTATATTCTTTGGCTAGTTTTTGTTATCCTGAGGGCAAGGACTATCATTTGCTGTGTGGTTTTGTTGAGTAA
- the NCF1 gene encoding neutrophil cytosol factor 1, producing the protein MGDAFIRHIELLGYEKRFFPSQHYVYMFLVKWNDLTEKVVYRRFTEIYEFHKALKEMFPIESGDINIENRIIPHLPAPKWFDGQRSTENRQGTLAEYCYALVNLPHKISRCLHVVNFFKVRHDDMNPVTDSQIKKPEVFLLPKDSKKNPTDITGPIVLQTYRAIADYEKSSTSEMALKAGDMVDIVEKSENGWWFCQLKNKRGWVPAAYLEPMDGPDESEEQEPNYAGEAYVVQKSYTAVEEDELTLKEGDTIEVIHKLLDGWWVVRKDETTGYYPSMYLQKAGEVNTSVKSELRNRGAPPRRSTIRNAKSIHRQGRKKISQETYRRNSKKYIQNQRNMREISQNKADVIIEKNEPEDNKPKAQPAVPPRPSKDLILNRCTESTWRKIL; encoded by the exons ATGGGGGATGCCTTCATCCGGCACATCGAACTGCTGGGCTACGAGAAAAGGTTTTTCCCCAGCCAGCACTAT GTCTACATGTTCCTGGTGAAGTGGAATGACCTGACCGAGAAGGTCGTCTACCGCCGCTTTACTGAGATATACGAGTTCCAC aaagcGCTGAAGGAGATGTTCCCCATTGAATCCGGGGACATCAACATAGAGAACCGGATCATCCCGCACTTGCCAG ccccaaagTGGTTTGATGGGCAGCGCTCAACTGAGAACAGGCAGGGCACACTGGCTGAGTACTGCTATGCACTGGTCAACCTACCCCACAAGATCTCCCGGTGCCTGCACGTGGTCAACTTCTTCAAGGTCCGTCATGATGACATGAACCCTGTCACAGACAGCCA GATCAAGAAGCCTGAGGTCTTCCTCCTGCCAAAGGATTCCAAGAAAAACCCCACTG ATATCACAGGCCCCATTGTGCTGCAAACGTACCGAGCCATCGCTGACTATGAGAAGAGCTCCACGTCTGAGATGGCTCTCAAAGCTGGGGATATGGTGGATATTGTGGAGAAGAGTGAGAATG GCTGGTGGTTTTGTCAGTTGAAGAATAAACGAGGCTGGGTACCTGCTGCCTATCTGGAGCCAATGGATGGTCCTGATGAGTCTGAAGAGCAGGAGCCTAACTATGCAG GTGAAGCGTACGTGGTCCAGAAAAGCTACACTGCTGTGGAAGAGGATGAGCTGACCCTCAAGGAGGGTGATACCATTGAAGTCATCCACAAACTCCTTGATGGCTGGTGGGTTGTCAG GAAGGATGAAACCACAGGTTATTACCCCTCCATGTACCTGCAGAAAGCTGGGGAAGTGAACACCTCTGTGAAGAGTGAGCTGAGGAACCGGGGTGCTCCTCCACGGAG ATCCACCATCCGAAATGCAAAGAGCAtccacaggcagggcaggaagaaAATCAGCCAGGAGACCTATAGGAGGAACAGTAAGAAGTACATCCAGAACCAGCGGAACATGAGGGAAATTTCCCAGAACAAGGCCGACGTCATCA TTGAGAAAAATGAGCCAGAGGACAACAAGCCCAAGGCTCAGCCTGCTGTTCCTCCCCGTCCCAGCAAAGACCTCATCCTGAACCGCTGCACTGAGAGCACGTGGAGGAAGATCCTGTGA
- the RCC1L gene encoding RCC1-like G exchanging factor-like protein isoform X2 — protein MAGAARRLLRRGLGVAAGPPSTRQLREAEEAAPVFQYAGKAAKRKDRVFVWGFSYSGALGVPSFVKPDEGWKKPRRIQPTPYRLETEEKISSAACGYGFTLLASNTRDITKVWGMGLNKDSQLGFQRSRRDQTKAYEYVLEPSPIPLPLEKPQQTRVLQVSCGRAHSLVLTDSEGVFTMGNNSYGQCGRKVVEDEIYSGSHLIHQLKEFDSRVVQVVCGQDHSLFRTKKGTVYACGWGADGQTGLGHYNITSVPTKLHGDIAGVNIIQVSSYGDCCLAVSDEGDVFGWGNSEYLQLASVTETTQVNVPRHLPFKIGKVKEAACGGTGNIVLTEEGNVFVWGYGILGKGPNLIETAVPEMIPPSLFGWSDFSPDTRVAHVRCGLSQFAALTNRGELFVWGKNLRGCLGTGRMEDQYFPWRVTVPGEVVDVACGVDHMVSMVRSFT, from the exons AtggcgggggcggcgcggcggctGCTCCGCAGGGGCTTGGGcgtggcggcggggccgccgaGCACCCGCCAGCTGCGGGAGGCTGAGGAGGCAGCCCCGGTGTTCCAGTACGCCGGGAAGGCGGCCAAGCGCAAGGACCGCGTGTTCGTGTGGGGCTTCAGCTACTCGGGCGCCCTGGGCGTCCCCAGCTTCGTGAAGCCGGACGAGGGCTGGAAGAAGCCGCGGCGCATCCAACCCACGCCGTACCGCCTGGAGACGGAGGAGAAG ATATCATCTGCTGCCTGCGGGTATGGATTCACACTGCTGGCTTCTAATACCAGAGACATCACCAAAGTGTGGGGCATGGGGCTCAACAAGGATTCCCAGCTTGGATtccagagaagcagaagagatCAAA CTAAGGCCTATGAATATGTCTTGGAGCCATCTCCAATTCCATTACCACTGGAGAAGCCACAGCAAACTCGAGTCTTGCAAGTGTCCTGTGGGAGAGCCCATTCCCTGGTCCTGACAGATAGTGAAGGAG ttttcacaaTGGGAAACAATTCTTATGGACAGTGTGGCCGGAAGGTTGTTGAAGATGAAATTTACAG TGGAAGCCATCTCATTCATCAGCTGAAGGAATTTGACAGCAGAGTTGTTCAG GTTGTGTGTGGGCAGGACCACAGTCTATTTAGAACCAAGAAGGGTACAGTCTATGCATGTGGATGGGGAGCTGATGGACAAACAG gtcTTGGACACTATAATATCACCAGCGTTCCTACTAAATTGCATGGTGACATTGCTGGAGTAAACATTATCCAGGTCTCTTCCTATGGGGACTGTTGTCTGGCTGTCTCAGATGAAGGGGATGTCTTTGGCTGGGGAAATTCAGAATACTTGCAGTTGGCATCTGTCACAGAAACCACACAG GTGAACGTTCCCAGGCATTTGCCATTCAAGATTGGGAAGGTAAAGGAGGCTGCCTGTGGAGGGACTGGCAACATTGTGCTGACAG aagaaggaaatgtttttgtctGGGGATATGGAATTCTTGGGAAAGGACCAAACCTAATAGAGACAGCAGTGCCAGAGATGATCCCACCCAGCCTTTTTGGCTGGTCAGACTTCAGTCCAGACACCCGTGTTGCTCATGTTCGCTGTGGACTCAGCCAATTTGCAGCACTTACAA ACAGAGGAGAACTGTTTGTGTGGGGGAAGAATCTAAGAGGGTGCCTTGGAACTGGAAGAATGGAAGACCAGTATTTCCCATGGAGA GTGACGGTGCCCGGTGAGGTGGTGGATGTGGCCTGTGGAGTTGATCACATGGTGAGCATGGTCAGGTCTTTTACCTAG